The proteins below are encoded in one region of Saccopteryx leptura isolate mSacLep1 chromosome 1, mSacLep1_pri_phased_curated, whole genome shotgun sequence:
- the PYCR2 gene encoding pyrroline-5-carboxylate reductase 2: MSVGFIGAGQLACALARGFTAAGVLSAHKIMASSPEMDLPTVSALRKMGVNLTRSNKETVWHSDILFLAVKPHIIPFILDEIGADVQARHIVVSCAAGVTISSVEKKLMAFQPAPKVIRCMTNTPVVVREGATVYATGTHAMVEDGQLLEQLMSSVGFCTEVEEDLIDAVTGLSGSGPAYAFMALDALADGGVKMGLPRRLAVRLGAQALLGAAKMLLDSEQHPGQLKDNVCSPGGATIHALHFLESGGFRSLLINAVEASCIRTRELQFMADQEKISPAALKKTLLDRVKLESPTVSTLSSCGSGMLLTRSPAPRGKKD, encoded by the exons ATGAGCGTGGGCTTCATTGGCGCGGGCCAGCTGGCCTGTGCGCTGGCGCGGGGCTTCACGGCGGCAG GCGTCCTGTCGGCTCACAAGATAATGGCCAGCTCCCCGGAAATGGACCTGCCCACGGTGTCCGCGCTCAGG AAGATGGGTGTGAACTTGACCCGGAGCAACAAGGAGACCGTGTGGCACAGTGACATCCTGTTCCTGGCCGTGAAGCCGCACATCATTCCCTTCATCCTGGATGAGATAGGGGCGGACGTCCAGGCCAGGCACATCGTGGTCTCCTGTGCAGCTGGCGTCACCATCAGCTCTGTGGAGAAG AAGCTGATGGCGTTCCAGCCGGCCCCCAAGGTCATTCGCTGCATGACCAAcacacctgtggtggtgcgggaGGGTGCCACGGTGTACGCCACGGGCACCCACGCTATGGTGGAGGATGGGCAGCTCCTTGAGCAGCTCATGAGCAGCGTGGGCTTCTGCACCGAGGTGGAGGAGGACCTAATCGACGCTGTCACAGGGCTCAGTGGCAGCGGGCCTGCTTAT GCGTTCATGGCCCTGGACGCGTTGGCTGATGGTGGGGTGAAGATGGGCCTGCCACGGCGCCTGGCAGTTCGACTGGGGGCCCAGGCCTTGCTG GGGGCCGCCAAGATGCTGCTGGACTCAGAGCAGCATCCGGGCCAGCTCAAGGACAATGTCTGCTCCCCTGGAGGGGCCACCATCCATGCCCTGCACTTCCTAGAGAGTGGGGGCTTCCGTTCCCTGCTCATTAATGCAGTTGAGGCCTCCTGCATCCGAACACG AGAGCTGCAGTTCATGGCTGACCAGGAAAAGATCTCCCCAGCTGCCCTTAAGAAGACGCTTCTGGACAGAGTGAAGCTGGAATCCCCCACGGTGTCCACACTGTCTTCCTGCGGCTCAGGAATGCTCCTTACTAGGAGCCCAGCCCCGAGAGGCAAGAAGGACTAA
- the LOC136389105 gene encoding left-right determination factor 2-like isoform X2, whose translation MRSLWLCWALWALPLSGPGAALTEEQILGSLLQQLHLSEVPVLAKSDVEELVTPAQVRAQYVALLKRSHVASSRGKRFSQNFREVAGRFLVSEAELRRHELLSPRSDRARVTIEWLQVRDDGSNRTSLIDSRLVSIRESGWKAFDVTEAVNFWQQLSRPREPLLLRVSVQREHLGPLASSAHKLVRFASQGPSDTRHGEPQLELHTLDLRDFGAQGNCDPEVPVTEGTRCCRQEMYIDLQGMKWAENWVLEPPGFLAYECVGTCQQLPETLTFKWPFLGPRQCVASETTSLPMIVGIKEGGRPRPQVVSLPNMRVQRCSCASDGAPLPRKLAP comes from the exons ATGAGGTCCCTGTGGCTCTGCTGGGCGCTCTGGGCACTGCCCCTGAGTGGCCCCGGGGCGGCCTTGACCGAGGAGCAGATCCTGGGCAGCCTGCTGCAGCAGCTGCACCTCAGTGAGGTGCCCGTCCTGGCCAAGAGTGACGTGGAGGAGCTGGTCACCCCTGCCCAAGTGAGGGCCCAGTACGTGGCCCTGCTGAAGCGTAGCCATGTGGCTTCCTCCCGTGGGAAGAGGTTCAGCCAGAACTTCCGAG AGGTGGCCGGCAGGTTCTTGGTGTCCGAG GCCGAGCTCCGTCGGCACGAGCTGCTGTCTCCGCGCAGCGACCGGGCCCGGGTCACCATCGAGTGGCTGCAGGTCCGGGACGACGGCTCCAACCGCACGTCGCTCATCGACTCCAG GCTGGTGTCCATCCGCGAGAGCGGCTGGAAGGCCTTCGACGTGACGGAGGCTGTGAACTTCTGGCAGCAGCTGAGCCGGCCCCGGGAGCCACTGCTGCTGCGGGTGTCGGTGCAGAGGGAGCACCTGGGTCCGCTGGCCTCCAGCGCCCACAAGCTGGTACGCTTCGCCTCCCAGGGGCCGTCGGACACCCGGCACGGCGAACCCCAGCTGGAGCTGCACACCCTGGACCTCAGGGACTTCGG AGCTCAGGGCAATTGTGACCCTGAGGTGCCAGTGACCGAGGGCACCCGCTGCTGCCGCCAGGAGATGTACATTGACCTGCAGGGGATGAAGTGGGCTGAGAACTGGGTCCTGGAGCCTCCGGGCTTCCTGGCCTACGAGTGTGTGGGCACCTGCCAGCAGCTTCCAGAGACCCTGACCTTCAAGTGGCCGTTTCTGGGGCCGAGACAGTGCGTCGCCTCCGAGACGACCTCGCTGCCCATGATTGTCGGCATCAAGGAGGGAGGCAGACCCCGGCCCCAGGTGGTGAGCCTGCCCAACATGAGGGTGCAGAGGTGCAGCTGCGCCTCGGACGGGGCGCCCCTGCCCAGGAAGCTGGCGCCGTAG
- the LOC136389105 gene encoding left-right determination factor 2-like isoform X1 has translation MRSLWLCWALWALPLSGPGAALTEEQILGSLLQQLHLSEVPVLAKSDVEELVTPAQVRAQYVALLKRSHVASSRGKRFSQNFREVAGRFLVSEASTRLLVFSMEQRLPPNSELVQAALRLFQESVPEAELRRHELLSPRSDRARVTIEWLQVRDDGSNRTSLIDSRLVSIRESGWKAFDVTEAVNFWQQLSRPREPLLLRVSVQREHLGPLASSAHKLVRFASQGPSDTRHGEPQLELHTLDLRDFGAQGNCDPEVPVTEGTRCCRQEMYIDLQGMKWAENWVLEPPGFLAYECVGTCQQLPETLTFKWPFLGPRQCVASETTSLPMIVGIKEGGRPRPQVVSLPNMRVQRCSCASDGAPLPRKLAP, from the exons ATGAGGTCCCTGTGGCTCTGCTGGGCGCTCTGGGCACTGCCCCTGAGTGGCCCCGGGGCGGCCTTGACCGAGGAGCAGATCCTGGGCAGCCTGCTGCAGCAGCTGCACCTCAGTGAGGTGCCCGTCCTGGCCAAGAGTGACGTGGAGGAGCTGGTCACCCCTGCCCAAGTGAGGGCCCAGTACGTGGCCCTGCTGAAGCGTAGCCATGTGGCTTCCTCCCGTGGGAAGAGGTTCAGCCAGAACTTCCGAG AGGTGGCCGGCAGGTTCTTGGTGTCCGAGGCCTCCACGCGCCTGCTGGTGTTCAGCATGGAGCAGCGGCTGCCCCCCAACAGCGAGCTGGTGCAGGCCGCGCTGCGTCTCTTCCAGGAGTCGGTCCCCGAGGCCGAGCTCCGTCGGCACGAGCTGCTGTCTCCGCGCAGCGACCGGGCCCGGGTCACCATCGAGTGGCTGCAGGTCCGGGACGACGGCTCCAACCGCACGTCGCTCATCGACTCCAG GCTGGTGTCCATCCGCGAGAGCGGCTGGAAGGCCTTCGACGTGACGGAGGCTGTGAACTTCTGGCAGCAGCTGAGCCGGCCCCGGGAGCCACTGCTGCTGCGGGTGTCGGTGCAGAGGGAGCACCTGGGTCCGCTGGCCTCCAGCGCCCACAAGCTGGTACGCTTCGCCTCCCAGGGGCCGTCGGACACCCGGCACGGCGAACCCCAGCTGGAGCTGCACACCCTGGACCTCAGGGACTTCGG AGCTCAGGGCAATTGTGACCCTGAGGTGCCAGTGACCGAGGGCACCCGCTGCTGCCGCCAGGAGATGTACATTGACCTGCAGGGGATGAAGTGGGCTGAGAACTGGGTCCTGGAGCCTCCGGGCTTCCTGGCCTACGAGTGTGTGGGCACCTGCCAGCAGCTTCCAGAGACCCTGACCTTCAAGTGGCCGTTTCTGGGGCCGAGACAGTGCGTCGCCTCCGAGACGACCTCGCTGCCCATGATTGTCGGCATCAAGGAGGGAGGCAGACCCCGGCCCCAGGTGGTGAGCCTGCCCAACATGAGGGTGCAGAGGTGCAGCTGCGCCTCGGACGGGGCGCCCCTGCCCAGGAAGCTGGCGCCGTAG